A single region of the Acidithiobacillus acidisediminis genome encodes:
- a CDS encoding efflux RND transporter permease subunit, whose translation MTAPACNGNGQHSQEDSPVAAKNLGLAGSIAKIFINSPLAPLLLIVLLAAGVLGLLSTPRASNPQISVPMVDIFVPYSGHSPAAVARMVADPLQQLMSELPGVRHVYSVSNQGEAMVTVRFDVGEHMAPSLVAVYNKLAANMNRIPPGAGKPLVRAKGINSVPFMTFTLWSNNVGPGTLNEIAQSALKRLKEVPDTGESFIIHGPTDALNIDIHPSRLAAYGLTPQAVAETVQSANQELQSGSAEGNNAHLSVLSGGFLRSPQQVQNLVVGVFHGAPVYLSQVARVRYGPATAHSLVTYTTGKGYGGVPVTNAPAVTIALAKTAGSNAVTVGAALIAKMKTLEGSVIPSDVHVSITRNKGKSANDKVNSLLFKLLVATAAVTLLIFLTLGWRAAAVVVITIPLILLITVFAAWIVGITINRVSLFGLIFSIGILVDDSIVIVENVYRRWLLENATSTDTLIDAVREVGNPTTLATFTVIAALLPMGFVGGMMGPYMAPIPVLGSVAMLSSLFIAFALAPWLILRFKPSLKVLERMHHREARQAAWLRKFFAQTLIPLVRRKLYGRLFLTGIILAFFGSLALFLVEWVPFTMLPHGNSNAFNVVVNLPAGTALPQTANATYAIQERLRGMPDVYAVQSYVGTPEPYDFNGMVRHYYLRNQPWQAMIHVQLVSGSRRSASSSTLAKEARSRIEQVAASWGARIQVVQTPPGPPVLAPVVAEVYGPSTAVRDAVAHHLTTVFEHSKNLTDVNNTLMAPHDLLAFHVDATRAGMAGIRNATVNHTLAMVMGGYSLGDFHPFGQDLAVPMRLQAPLYLRSNVQNLANLPVPSPYYGSVPLYSLGNFSRVPAQAPIYQQDLRPVQYVMGDSQGRLDAPLYGMLEVESALSQYVAPTGKALGIDWISQPSGDQASIKWGGAWTVTYRTFRDMGAAFMVALVLIYMLVVWEFGNFVIPAIIMVPIPLTLIGILPGHWLFGASFTATSMIGFIALAGIIVRNSILLVDYSQQKVAEGYPVLDALIEACATRTRPIVITALALMLGSAEIITSPIFRGMGISLLFGVLVSTVLTLLVIPMGCVSGRRAFCPASVDLGDGRNPVRAPFPMSQRRWISVQAGEYPLTRTETLAADGKRASSRNKPSTKSKGFALIALVLHSFWKDFYQFIAAWRRFLSRYFSKQ comes from the coding sequence ATGACTGCGCCAGCGTGCAACGGTAACGGCCAGCATTCGCAAGAGGACAGCCCGGTTGCGGCGAAAAATCTGGGCTTGGCAGGCAGCATTGCAAAGATTTTCATTAACTCCCCACTGGCCCCGCTGTTGCTCATCGTCTTACTTGCAGCGGGGGTGCTGGGCCTGCTCTCCACCCCTCGCGCCTCGAATCCGCAGATTTCGGTACCCATGGTCGACATCTTTGTGCCGTACTCCGGGCACTCACCGGCAGCGGTGGCACGGATGGTTGCCGATCCCCTGCAGCAGTTGATGAGTGAGCTTCCTGGTGTTCGTCATGTGTATTCCGTGTCGAATCAGGGCGAAGCGATGGTAACGGTACGCTTTGATGTGGGCGAACACATGGCCCCGTCGCTGGTAGCGGTCTACAACAAGCTGGCAGCGAATATGAACCGGATCCCTCCCGGGGCCGGTAAACCATTGGTGCGTGCCAAGGGCATCAACAGCGTACCCTTCATGACCTTCACCCTGTGGTCGAACAACGTGGGTCCGGGAACCCTCAACGAGATCGCCCAAAGTGCGTTGAAGCGGCTGAAGGAAGTGCCCGATACGGGGGAGAGTTTCATTATTCACGGCCCTACCGATGCCCTGAACATTGATATCCACCCCAGCCGATTGGCAGCCTACGGCTTGACTCCTCAAGCCGTAGCCGAGACGGTGCAATCCGCCAACCAGGAGCTGCAGAGTGGCAGTGCCGAGGGGAACAATGCGCACCTCTCAGTCCTCAGCGGCGGCTTTTTGCGCAGCCCGCAGCAGGTGCAAAATCTCGTGGTGGGGGTCTTTCACGGTGCGCCAGTCTACCTTTCCCAAGTAGCAAGGGTGCGCTATGGCCCGGCAACCGCCCACAGCTTGGTCACCTACACCACAGGCAAGGGATATGGTGGCGTGCCGGTGACCAATGCCCCCGCCGTCACCATTGCCCTGGCAAAAACTGCGGGAAGCAACGCCGTGACGGTGGGCGCGGCCCTCATCGCCAAAATGAAGACCCTGGAAGGCTCGGTAATTCCTTCGGATGTCCATGTCAGCATCACGCGCAACAAAGGAAAAAGCGCCAATGACAAGGTCAATTCGCTGCTCTTCAAGCTATTGGTAGCGACGGCCGCTGTCACCCTGCTGATTTTCCTGACCCTGGGCTGGCGTGCTGCGGCGGTGGTGGTGATTACCATTCCATTGATCTTGCTCATCACGGTGTTTGCTGCATGGATCGTTGGTATCACGATCAATCGAGTCAGCCTCTTTGGCCTCATTTTCTCCATCGGCATCTTGGTGGACGATTCCATCGTCATCGTCGAAAACGTCTATCGGCGCTGGCTGTTGGAGAATGCCACTTCCACCGACACCCTCATCGACGCCGTGCGCGAGGTTGGTAATCCGACGACCCTGGCTACCTTTACGGTGATTGCAGCACTGCTGCCTATGGGCTTTGTGGGCGGCATGATGGGTCCCTACATGGCACCGATCCCCGTGCTCGGCTCCGTAGCAATGTTGTCTTCCCTGTTCATTGCCTTTGCCTTGGCGCCGTGGCTGATTCTGCGTTTCAAGCCCAGCCTGAAGGTCTTAGAACGAATGCATCATCGCGAAGCCAGACAGGCGGCCTGGCTACGCAAGTTCTTCGCGCAGACCCTCATCCCTCTGGTGCGGCGCAAGCTTTATGGGCGTCTTTTTCTTACCGGCATCATTCTCGCTTTCTTTGGCAGTCTCGCGCTATTTCTGGTGGAGTGGGTTCCCTTCACCATGCTGCCGCATGGCAATTCCAACGCCTTCAACGTGGTCGTGAACCTGCCCGCCGGCACCGCGCTACCGCAAACGGCAAACGCCACCTACGCCATCCAGGAACGCTTGCGGGGTATGCCGGACGTGTATGCCGTACAGAGCTACGTTGGCACACCAGAACCGTATGATTTCAATGGCATGGTGCGACACTACTATCTGCGCAACCAGCCTTGGCAGGCGATGATTCATGTGCAGTTGGTCAGCGGCAGTCGGCGCTCTGCTTCCAGTTCAACGCTGGCCAAGGAAGCGCGCAGCCGTATCGAACAGGTGGCTGCGAGTTGGGGGGCACGCATTCAGGTGGTACAGACACCGCCCGGGCCACCCGTGCTCGCGCCCGTGGTTGCCGAGGTCTATGGCCCGTCTACCGCTGTTCGCGATGCCGTCGCACACCATCTGACCACGGTATTTGAACACAGCAAGAATCTGACCGACGTCAACAATACCCTGATGGCGCCTCATGATTTGCTGGCCTTTCATGTCGACGCCACGCGCGCGGGCATGGCGGGAATCCGTAACGCAACGGTAAATCATACCCTGGCGATGGTGATGGGCGGCTACAGCTTGGGCGATTTCCACCCATTTGGCCAGGATTTGGCGGTGCCAATGCGCCTGCAGGCGCCTTTGTACCTGCGCAGCAATGTACAAAATTTGGCCAACCTGCCCGTCCCCTCGCCCTACTATGGCTCCGTACCGCTGTACAGCCTTGGGAATTTCTCCCGCGTTCCTGCGCAGGCACCGATCTATCAACAGGACCTGCGGCCCGTGCAGTATGTGATGGGTGATTCCCAAGGCCGCCTGGACGCGCCCTTGTATGGGATGTTGGAGGTGGAGTCGGCCCTCAGCCAGTACGTTGCGCCTACCGGCAAGGCATTGGGCATTGATTGGATCAGCCAACCGAGTGGCGACCAGGCAAGCATCAAGTGGGGGGGAGCCTGGACGGTGACCTACCGCACCTTTCGCGATATGGGTGCAGCCTTCATGGTTGCGTTGGTGCTGATTTACATGCTGGTGGTCTGGGAATTTGGCAACTTTGTCATTCCCGCCATCATCATGGTGCCCATCCCCCTCACCTTGATTGGTATCTTACCGGGACATTGGCTCTTTGGTGCCAGTTTCACTGCGACCTCGATGATTGGCTTCATTGCCTTGGCCGGTATCATCGTGCGCAATTCGATTCTGCTCGTCGACTACTCCCAGCAGAAGGTGGCCGAGGGTTACCCCGTGCTCGATGCTCTGATCGAGGCATGTGCCACGCGCACCCGCCCTATCGTTATCACCGCGCTGGCGTTGATGCTCGGTTCGGCAGAAATCATCACCTCACCCATCTTCCGCGGTATGGGGATCTCGCTCCTGTTTGGGGTGCTGGTGTCCACCGTTCTTACCCTTCTGGTGATTCCCATGGGTTGCGTCAGCGGTCGGCGCGCCTTTTGTCCCGCCAGTGTTGACCTTGGCGATGGCAGAAACCCAGTTCGCGCGCCCTTCCCCATGAGCCAGCGTAGGTGGATTTCAGTACAGGCCGGAGAGTATCCGTTAACGCGGACGGAGACCTTGGCGGCTGACGGGAAGCGCGCGTCTTCGCGCAATAAGCCTTCGACCAAATCCAAAGGCTTTGCACTGATTGCTCTGGTATTACATAGCTTCTGGAAAGATTTTTACCAGTTTATTGCGGCCTGGCGTCGCTTCCTTTCGCGTTATTTTTCTAAGCAATGA
- a CDS encoding HvfC/BufC family peptide modification chaperone: protein MDATTEYLHRLDDLAGRLRQPAAAPPTGMAPEIFALYQGMFRANFFASLADAFPESRRHVAPALWEQWVDDFLAGGTCPSPSFHAVPDAFFAFLTGNPAQFEKVPAYLPALLHWEWLTLTLAISTTPEPVAACGDLWEQSFQLADSARVQHYPFAVHLPLAPGQEATQRDCYLLVYQNCQGAVISRELPLAQARLATALAEEPRIAREAHTLAFPQGEYSSEWTLAILGEWWEDGILQATSQSSSRVSPSRP from the coding sequence GTGGATGCGACGACTGAGTACTTGCACCGCTTGGATGATCTCGCTGGCCGCCTGCGACAGCCGGCCGCGGCACCGCCCACTGGGATGGCACCAGAGATATTTGCCTTATATCAGGGGATGTTTCGCGCCAATTTCTTTGCCAGTTTGGCAGATGCCTTTCCCGAAAGCCGACGTCATGTCGCGCCAGCACTCTGGGAGCAATGGGTCGATGACTTTCTTGCTGGGGGCACTTGCCCAAGTCCCAGCTTTCACGCCGTGCCGGATGCGTTTTTCGCCTTCCTTACGGGTAACCCGGCGCAATTCGAGAAAGTGCCTGCCTATCTTCCCGCCCTGCTGCATTGGGAATGGCTGACCCTCACCCTCGCCATCAGCACAACTCCCGAGCCCGTGGCTGCCTGCGGAGATCTCTGGGAGCAGTCGTTTCAGCTCGCGGACAGTGCGCGCGTGCAACACTATCCGTTTGCCGTCCATCTCCCCTTGGCGCCAGGACAGGAAGCAACGCAACGCGATTGTTATCTCTTGGTCTATCAGAATTGCCAGGGAGCGGTCATAAGTCGCGAATTGCCCCTTGCGCAGGCACGCCTCGCCACGGCCTTGGCAGAAGAGCCAAGGATCGCCCGGGAAGCGCATACCCTCGCCTTCCCGCAGGGCGAATATTCGAGCGAGTGGACGCTGGCCATCCTAGGAGAATGGTGGGAAGACGGTATTCTCCAGGCTACGAGCCAGAGCTCTTCTCGGGTTTCGCCATCTCGGCCTTGA
- a CDS encoding sigma-54 interaction domain-containing protein, translating to MTNLDSKALEVICAVMPQIMETMTFGMMVADSQGKLLYHNPVADRFLGIRAAEQLRDIPNLQLQKELVRAAISAGHDDAVSRPAESCISWDRVVTVNNETRILALRTRMIRQRDQKYRVFFIEDVTTLRQAERSLSGEARAGIHTRDPQMLRAIELIEQVAKSDASVLIQGESGTGKGMLARLLHDSSPRSHKPLVEVNCAAIPENLWEAEFFGAVKGAYTGAFGDRIGRFAAADGGTLFLDEISELSKLHQAKLLKVLEEQAFEPIGSMKTRKVDVRVVAATNQGLKEAVERGDFRADLFYRLNVIPVTVPPLRERRSDIVHLADYFLAKFGGRAARKLGSPVKHLLLDYAWPGNVRELRNIMEYASICASENEIELTDLPQDFVERVQNRGESPPRNGAESGEQERDLLVNLLQKHGNNRSAVARELGIDRVTLWRRMTRLGLSNVSEV from the coding sequence ATGACCAACCTAGACAGCAAGGCGCTGGAAGTAATCTGCGCCGTCATGCCGCAGATCATGGAGACCATGACGTTTGGCATGATGGTTGCCGATTCACAAGGCAAGCTTTTGTACCATAATCCCGTCGCCGATCGTTTCTTGGGTATCCGCGCCGCAGAGCAGTTGCGTGACATACCAAACCTACAGCTGCAGAAAGAACTGGTGCGTGCCGCCATCTCTGCCGGTCATGACGATGCCGTCAGTCGGCCAGCCGAATCGTGCATTTCTTGGGATCGCGTCGTCACGGTCAACAACGAAACCCGCATTCTGGCCCTGCGTACGCGCATGATCCGGCAGCGTGACCAAAAGTATCGCGTCTTTTTCATCGAGGACGTGACCACCTTGCGTCAAGCAGAGCGTAGTCTCTCAGGGGAGGCACGTGCGGGTATTCACACCCGGGATCCGCAGATGCTGCGGGCCATCGAATTGATCGAGCAGGTAGCCAAGAGTGATGCGAGCGTCCTGATCCAGGGCGAGTCGGGCACGGGTAAAGGGATGCTGGCTCGCCTTCTACATGACAGTAGCCCCCGCTCGCATAAGCCGTTAGTGGAGGTAAATTGTGCTGCGATTCCCGAAAATTTATGGGAGGCCGAGTTTTTTGGCGCCGTAAAGGGCGCGTATACCGGCGCCTTCGGTGATCGTATTGGCCGCTTCGCCGCAGCAGATGGGGGCACGCTCTTCCTCGATGAAATCAGCGAATTATCGAAACTACATCAGGCGAAACTGCTCAAGGTCCTGGAAGAGCAGGCCTTTGAACCCATTGGTTCGATGAAGACCCGCAAGGTAGATGTGCGGGTCGTGGCCGCGACCAATCAGGGGCTGAAAGAGGCAGTAGAGCGCGGAGATTTTCGAGCGGACCTGTTCTATCGGCTCAACGTCATTCCAGTCACCGTGCCCCCCTTGCGGGAACGTCGTTCGGACATTGTGCATCTTGCGGATTACTTCCTCGCCAAATTCGGTGGTCGGGCGGCGCGCAAACTGGGTTCCCCGGTAAAGCATTTACTGCTCGATTATGCCTGGCCCGGCAACGTGCGCGAGCTGCGCAACATCATGGAATATGCCAGCATTTGCGCCAGCGAAAACGAAATTGAATTGACCGACCTACCACAAGATTTTGTCGAACGGGTGCAGAATAGAGGCGAGTCTCCGCCCAGAAACGGGGCTGAATCTGGTGAGCAGGAGCGGGATCTACTCGTCAACCTGTTGCAGAAACATGGCAATAATCGCAGTGCTGTCGCGCGTGAGCTGGGGATTGACCGGGTAACCTTGTGGCGGCGCATGACGCGCTTGGGCCTGAGTAACGTGAGCGAGGTGTGA
- a CDS encoding tetratricopeptide repeat protein yields MVKFLGRLVFLVILVIIVLLGIVAIQHPDTWQHDWQTMRSFFVRQWNEVQGKASPPSTAKPAPPPEAVAPQASIAVPAPVPTSPTALAPIAAPPHAQEGTLSNRQLTLLMAARRAYWQGDFPVAITDYQALITARPDQAALYGELGNVLWRSGQSIAAATAYAHAGSLLLMQGKYRQAAALIPILSHLDPGAAQHLQQELAQ; encoded by the coding sequence ATGGTGAAATTTCTCGGGCGACTCGTCTTCTTGGTGATTCTGGTGATCATCGTGCTGCTCGGCATCGTCGCGATCCAGCATCCAGATACCTGGCAACACGACTGGCAGACGATGCGCAGCTTCTTTGTGCGACAGTGGAACGAGGTACAAGGGAAGGCGTCGCCACCGAGCACTGCCAAACCCGCACCTCCCCCAGAGGCGGTAGCACCCCAAGCATCGATTGCCGTTCCAGCACCAGTTCCGACATCCCCCACAGCACTTGCGCCAATTGCAGCGCCGCCGCATGCGCAGGAGGGCACCCTCAGCAATCGGCAACTGACCCTGCTGATGGCCGCGCGGCGGGCATATTGGCAAGGAGATTTCCCCGTTGCCATTACCGATTATCAGGCCCTGATTACGGCTCGGCCAGATCAAGCAGCCCTCTACGGGGAACTGGGTAATGTCTTATGGCGCTCCGGACAGAGCATCGCCGCCGCTACCGCGTATGCCCACGCGGGCAGCCTGTTGCTGATGCAGGGCAAATATCGTCAAGCAGCGGCTCTGATTCCTATTCTGAGCCACCTCGATCCGGGTGCTGCACAACACTTGCAGCAGGAGCTCGCACAATGA
- a CDS encoding PspA/IM30 family protein, producing MSLFKHASEIMQARINHFLDNAEDPAETLDLSYEKMMSNLQDTKRHLADVATEKLSLEHQIADTQKVADQAEADARTALQANREDLAKAELAQKQAALSKLQSLQDAHDKIAAQVAKLSDFESKLQDKIESFRTQKEVMKGELAASQAEIQAENSLSGLGKGMNDAGEAMQRVQDRVSQSQSKAEAMESLMDSGAIDDPLDHRSHTDKEMAQLREQSGVDDDLARLKAEMAKPEKSSGS from the coding sequence ATGTCCCTATTCAAACATGCCTCGGAAATCATGCAGGCGCGCATCAATCATTTTCTCGATAACGCCGAGGATCCCGCGGAAACCCTCGACCTATCTTACGAAAAGATGATGAGCAACCTGCAAGACACCAAACGTCATTTGGCGGACGTTGCTACCGAAAAATTGAGTTTGGAGCATCAGATTGCCGATACGCAGAAGGTCGCCGATCAGGCCGAGGCGGATGCCCGTACGGCACTGCAGGCTAACCGTGAGGACCTCGCTAAGGCGGAATTGGCACAGAAACAGGCCGCCCTGAGTAAACTGCAGTCATTGCAGGATGCTCATGACAAGATCGCGGCTCAGGTGGCCAAGCTCAGCGATTTTGAGAGCAAACTGCAGGACAAGATTGAATCCTTCCGCACCCAGAAAGAGGTCATGAAAGGCGAACTAGCCGCTTCGCAAGCCGAAATTCAGGCAGAGAATTCCCTCTCTGGTTTGGGCAAGGGTATGAATGACGCTGGCGAAGCGATGCAACGGGTGCAGGATCGCGTGTCGCAATCGCAGAGCAAGGCCGAGGCTATGGAGTCGCTCATGGATTCGGGCGCCATAGATGACCCCCTCGATCACCGCAGTCATACCGATAAGGAAATGGCGCAATTGCGCGAGCAAAGTGGCGTCGATGATGATCTTGCTCGCCTCAAGGCCGAGATGGCGAAACCCGAGAAGAGCTCTGGCTCGTAG
- a CDS encoding tetratricopeptide repeat protein has protein sequence MTHRNLIHIVGPVAAITLLAWAVDGTAVAAEIAKEAPAAAPTKVSPSAQATAKTASPARVAGPAKEKASTKVAPTATHPVSSAVRTKKSVSAKTPAKPPAESLVAMADQARAAYWHGDIARAIADYQALIKRHPQPRWYGELGNIYYQTGRPRQAAESYYHAARALIAKGRPLEAGALLPTLQRLDPVLANKLLASQPSHKEPH, from the coding sequence ATGACGCATAGGAACTTAATTCATATCGTCGGTCCGGTTGCGGCGATCACCCTACTCGCTTGGGCGGTCGATGGTACTGCCGTGGCTGCGGAAATCGCGAAAGAGGCACCCGCTGCGGCGCCGACAAAGGTCTCTCCTTCTGCCCAAGCAACCGCCAAAACAGCCTCCCCTGCGCGCGTTGCTGGTCCAGCGAAGGAGAAAGCCTCCACCAAGGTGGCGCCAACGGCAACGCATCCGGTTAGCTCGGCCGTGCGCACAAAAAAATCCGTATCTGCCAAGACGCCAGCAAAACCGCCGGCAGAATCCCTGGTCGCCATGGCCGATCAGGCACGCGCCGCCTATTGGCATGGCGACATCGCCAGGGCCATTGCGGATTATCAGGCACTGATCAAACGGCACCCCCAGCCTCGCTGGTATGGTGAATTGGGCAATATCTATTACCAAACCGGACGACCCCGTCAGGCCGCAGAGAGTTACTACCATGCCGCACGCGCGCTGATCGCCAAGGGTCGCCCGTTGGAGGCTGGTGCCCTTCTGCCAACGCTGCAACGTCTTGACCCCGTGCTGGCGAATAAACTCCTCGCCAGTCAACCCTCACACAAGGAGCCTCATTGA
- a CDS encoding heavy metal-binding domain-containing protein gives MTEETLSPHAVERLKGLRSQGSHEGIFTSDLSVNEFVMVRKAEFEPLGMVVGSCIYHMGIQYGSWNQNMEMDVLSQAMYQARELAMSRMEQEAIILQADGVVGVRLEVKRMEWDQDILEFMAIGTAIAHRSGAAGFKGVGGKPFTSDLSGQDFWMLLEAGYRPMEMVMGSCVYHVAHQGLLRSMGNIGRNTELEQFTQAMYDARELAMERMQREAADAQADGITGVQLHEGSHNWQPHVIEFFAVGTAVKAMDDADARVDALRPQLVLPVND, from the coding sequence ATGACTGAAGAAACCCTCTCCCCCCACGCCGTTGAACGCCTGAAAGGGTTGCGGTCCCAAGGTAGCCATGAAGGTATTTTTACCTCCGACTTATCGGTCAATGAATTTGTCATGGTACGCAAAGCCGAATTCGAACCCCTCGGCATGGTGGTTGGCTCGTGCATCTATCATATGGGTATCCAGTACGGAAGCTGGAATCAAAACATGGAGATGGACGTACTTTCTCAAGCCATGTATCAGGCACGGGAGCTGGCCATGAGTCGCATGGAGCAGGAGGCTATCATCCTGCAGGCCGATGGTGTGGTGGGCGTCCGCCTCGAGGTAAAGCGCATGGAGTGGGATCAGGATATTCTGGAGTTCATGGCGATCGGCACGGCGATTGCGCATCGCTCCGGCGCTGCGGGTTTCAAGGGGGTAGGCGGAAAGCCTTTTACCAGCGATCTCTCTGGCCAGGATTTCTGGATGCTGCTGGAGGCTGGCTATCGACCGATGGAGATGGTAATGGGTTCCTGCGTCTATCACGTAGCGCATCAGGGTTTGCTGCGCAGTATGGGCAATATCGGCCGTAATACTGAGTTGGAACAATTTACCCAGGCCATGTATGACGCCCGCGAGTTGGCCATGGAACGTATGCAACGGGAGGCGGCCGATGCGCAGGCAGACGGAATCACGGGCGTTCAATTGCATGAGGGCAGTCACAACTGGCAGCCGCATGTGATTGAGTTTTTTGCTGTGGGGACAGCGGTGAAGGCCATGGATGATGCCGACGCACGCGTCGATGCCTTGCGGCCGCAACTTGTTTTGCCAGTCAATGATTAA
- a CDS encoding efflux RND transporter periplasmic adaptor subunit: protein MQLRPLYYAYLLLGLALATSSGLAYAGPSLLRVSTAPALGPVLGARAIPGQVVVLRAQSAGRVEYVAGPAGTPVRSDEIVVGLGTNALRAQRAQAEAAYQAAQVALGNGYSQYQVQLYNYGGGNSWNPFSWFGQAFAAMMGNQRNPWATYLAGLDNRRATALQARSNLESAAWRIREIDAEIRDAYGVSPFYGVILQKDVNPGDVVQPGQSLLVLGGAGPAQILVEVPTGMSTDLRWGDTLEVRSPESRGTVRARIIQIAPEANAQTHTIAVKLALPGHTGIRAGDYVTVRLPAVSSASMGVAIPRSALLPGRSLPSVLVDVAGVTQLRVLRLGESLANDRVQVLAGLRPGEIIVNDPPAGIGSGYHLVTSSTGASS from the coding sequence ATGCAACTCCGTCCTCTGTACTACGCTTATCTGCTGCTCGGTCTTGCTCTTGCCACCTCTTCTGGCCTTGCCTATGCGGGCCCCAGCCTGCTCCGAGTAAGCACAGCTCCAGCCTTGGGGCCAGTACTCGGGGCGCGCGCCATCCCCGGTCAAGTGGTCGTGTTGCGGGCACAGAGTGCCGGTCGCGTCGAGTACGTTGCCGGCCCCGCAGGTACGCCCGTGCGCAGTGACGAGATTGTCGTTGGTTTGGGCACTAACGCCTTGCGCGCCCAGCGCGCGCAGGCCGAGGCAGCCTATCAGGCGGCGCAAGTGGCCTTGGGTAATGGGTACTCCCAGTATCAGGTGCAGCTCTATAACTACGGGGGCGGCAATTCCTGGAATCCCTTTTCTTGGTTCGGCCAAGCCTTTGCAGCCATGATGGGCAACCAGCGGAACCCGTGGGCTACCTATCTCGCCGGCCTGGATAATCGTCGCGCTACCGCGTTGCAGGCGCGCAGCAATCTGGAATCGGCGGCTTGGCGCATTCGCGAGATTGATGCGGAAATCCGGGATGCCTACGGGGTCTCGCCCTTTTATGGTGTCATTCTGCAGAAGGACGTGAACCCCGGGGACGTCGTACAACCGGGGCAATCGCTCTTGGTGTTGGGAGGGGCAGGTCCGGCGCAAATTCTCGTCGAGGTGCCCACCGGCATGAGTACCGATTTGCGCTGGGGTGACACACTGGAGGTACGCTCCCCGGAGAGTCGTGGCACCGTCAGGGCGCGTATTATTCAGATCGCGCCCGAGGCCAACGCCCAGACGCACACCATCGCGGTAAAGCTGGCCTTGCCCGGACATACCGGCATTCGCGCGGGGGATTACGTTACCGTTCGCCTTCCTGCCGTGTCGTCGGCATCCATGGGCGTTGCCATTCCCCGCTCCGCCCTTCTTCCAGGACGCAGCCTGCCTTCCGTCCTAGTGGACGTTGCCGGGGTCACGCAATTACGGGTGTTGCGCCTCGGGGAATCCCTCGCCAATGACCGCGTGCAGGTATTGGCTGGCCTGCGTCCAGGAGAAATCATCGTCAATGATCCGCCCGCTGGCATTGGCTCGGGTTATCATCTGGTAACGTCTAGTACGGGAGCGAGTTCATGA
- a CDS encoding DUF692 domain-containing protein, with protein sequence MGSWGLGLRREFLAEFAARSTDIQLDFVEIAPENWFGFAGPAAQELERVLANKTLFCHGLSLSIAGPQPLNWDFLGQLRRFLCDHNAVAYSEHLSHCQDSQGYLHDLLPIPFHEESLRWTVARIQQVQDFLGQPLILENTAYYGSFPESSMSELEFLLAVLDESGCELLLDLNNLFVNGHNHDYSSEAFLAALPAERIRYFHVAGHFQHPAGWLIDTHDSGVAPAVRALLRQAWHRFGPRPTLLEWDNDIPPLATLLKELEALRRGCDD encoded by the coding sequence GTGGGCTCCTGGGGGCTTGGCCTGCGGCGCGAATTTCTAGCGGAATTCGCGGCGCGATCGACGGACATTCAACTGGATTTTGTGGAAATTGCGCCGGAAAACTGGTTCGGTTTCGCCGGTCCGGCAGCGCAAGAACTAGAGCGAGTTCTTGCCAATAAGACGCTGTTCTGTCACGGGTTATCACTATCGATTGCCGGTCCACAACCCCTCAACTGGGACTTCCTGGGACAATTACGGCGATTTTTGTGTGATCATAATGCGGTGGCCTACAGCGAACATCTGTCGCATTGTCAGGATTCCCAGGGCTACCTGCATGATCTCCTACCCATTCCTTTTCATGAAGAAAGTCTGCGCTGGACCGTGGCACGGATTCAGCAAGTGCAGGATTTCCTCGGCCAGCCGTTGATACTGGAAAATACGGCCTATTACGGCAGCTTTCCCGAGTCCTCCATGAGCGAACTCGAGTTTCTGTTAGCCGTTCTGGACGAAAGCGGTTGCGAATTACTACTGGACCTGAATAATCTCTTCGTCAATGGTCACAACCACGATTATTCCAGCGAAGCGTTTCTTGCCGCCCTCCCCGCCGAACGAATTCGCTACTTTCATGTTGCGGGCCATTTTCAACACCCGGCAGGCTGGCTGATCGATACCCACGACAGTGGCGTCGCGCCTGCCGTCCGTGCGCTGCTGCGGCAGGCCTGGCATCGATTTGGACCACGCCCCACCCTGCTGGAATGGGATAACGACATACCGCCCCTCGCTACGTTGCTCAAAGAATTGGAAGCCCTGCGCCGTGGATGCGACGACTGA